In Peptococcus niger, one genomic interval encodes:
- a CDS encoding sensor histidine kinase: protein MRFSVKLVLICEAIFIALTVVISATIGTMAYEETRQGAIEGYIYEAGNILNNINLYLSEQNSFADSATGIVDIFSKDGLAIEVYDAKMHRLAANTEGLEKIKRPELKAALRNSGRQTFVLRRDSRGRYLAFFSQNLEREDESLLITVVKDISDLDVQRRATYVVAGQALVVGSIVVAVLIWLVTSFLTRPIRALNRASARIASGDYSERVPVSTQDEFGDLAQSFNIMAAAVEDNIAELEERNEAQSQMMDNLTHELRTPLTSIIGYADLLQRMPYDEATFTKGLGYIYSEGQRMLNLNKTLVDLTYTRHGAIVFEAVDFLPIARDVCSLINLRAEEKGVSVFLCEAPLTMDVAPELMRSLLTNLLDNALKATPAGGRIALYAEAVGDRVNIVVRDTGKGMTTDQLSKITEPFYQVERSRNRSDDPFAGLGLGLAIVKQIVDKHHGSIRFESAPNQGTKVCVLLPRHQVPATKGENLPDDK, encoded by the coding sequence ATGCGGTTTTCAGTCAAACTGGTGCTCATCTGTGAGGCTATTTTTATTGCGCTGACGGTGGTTATTTCTGCGACTATTGGCACCATGGCCTATGAAGAGACGCGCCAAGGAGCCATCGAAGGCTATATATATGAAGCGGGGAATATCCTCAACAATATCAACCTCTACCTTTCCGAGCAGAATTCCTTTGCCGATTCTGCTACAGGTATCGTGGATATTTTCAGCAAAGACGGGCTGGCCATAGAGGTATACGATGCCAAAATGCATCGACTTGCTGCCAATACGGAAGGGTTGGAAAAAATAAAGCGCCCGGAACTGAAAGCCGCACTGCGCAACAGCGGACGTCAGACCTTTGTCTTGCGCCGTGACAGCCGCGGGCGGTATTTGGCTTTTTTTAGCCAAAATTTGGAACGGGAGGATGAGAGTCTCCTCATAACCGTGGTGAAAGATATTTCCGATTTAGACGTGCAGCGGCGCGCCACCTATGTGGTTGCCGGGCAGGCCTTGGTTGTGGGGAGCATCGTCGTTGCCGTGTTGATTTGGTTGGTTACGAGCTTCTTAACCCGACCGATTCGCGCGCTCAATCGGGCATCCGCTAGGATTGCTTCCGGTGATTACAGCGAACGGGTGCCGGTTTCAACGCAGGATGAATTTGGAGACTTGGCCCAGAGCTTTAACATTATGGCGGCAGCGGTGGAAGACAACATTGCCGAACTGGAAGAGCGCAATGAAGCCCAATCTCAAATGATGGATAACTTAACCCACGAATTGCGCACACCACTGACGTCAATCATCGGTTATGCAGATCTCTTGCAGCGGATGCCTTACGATGAAGCCACCTTTACCAAGGGGCTGGGCTATATTTACAGCGAAGGGCAACGCATGCTCAATTTAAACAAGACCCTGGTGGATTTGACCTACACCCGTCATGGTGCCATTGTCTTTGAAGCGGTGGATTTTTTGCCAATTGCCCGGGATGTGTGCAGCCTGATTAACCTACGCGCTGAAGAGAAAGGCGTTTCAGTCTTCCTTTGTGAGGCACCACTGACCATGGATGTCGCACCGGAATTGATGCGCAGTCTGCTCACCAACCTTTTGGACAATGCCCTGAAGGCAACGCCTGCCGGCGGTCGCATTGCCTTATATGCGGAAGCAGTCGGTGACCGCGTCAATATTGTCGTTAGGGACACCGGCAAGGGCATGACGACTGACCAGTTGAGCAAAATTACAGAGCCTTTTTACCAGGTGGAACGGTCCAGAAATCGCAGTGACGATCCCTTTGCAGGTTTGGGGCTGGGCTTGGCCATTGTTAAACAAATTGTAGACAAGCATCACGGCAGCATTCGCTTTGAGAGCGCCCCGAATCAAGGAACAAAAGTATGTGTCCTATTGCCCCGTCACCAGGTACCCGCGACAAAAGGGGAAAATCTCCCGGATGACAAGTGA
- the recJ gene encoding single-stranded-DNA-specific exonuclease RecJ — protein MQKRWQLKDVSDKTIDQYAETAKVSRHVARLLYNRNIPAEAAQSFLAADYTDLSDPSALYNLDPAVDLIGAAIDENRPMVVYGDYDVDGMSAATLLSEALRSLGGQVSVYIPSRLEEGYGLNPEALETIFSAEDPLLITVDTGIAAADVLAPFIAEGRDIIVTDHHMLPEKLPDCLIINPKFHPETEAFGQLCGAGVAFMLACGLFRRAGRPTEDLDAYVALAALATVADIVPLLGDNRRIVKRGLTVLNHRPRPGIAALMEAAHLTPGKLRAEHIAFQLAPRLNAAGRLDKTDLALALLRADNSARAREAAGALDDLNRERKAMEEQAFQAALTQITELAPKSIVVCGDDWHAGVIGIVASRLMERYGVPAVVLTLKQEEGSLTGSARAPEGFDLYAHLSVVQSTLVQFGGHAKAAGLTVAQDKLADFRAAFQEECVKSAQAWYGKDTLRMDAILQPADIDEDLWQALEALEPTGCGNPVPTFAFVGQNELNARPCGKDGAHLQLLLPAPQGDIRGIAFRRGPDARGCSSRPQDILFNVNRSTFRGQDRLELMVRDIRPAFLADDPLDDLLYLHGEAHLQERPYADIGEARTFYTKVAGVSFDDRQAILSQLKAPQRLTLQPEPENPHDVNALALLASEGKIGYLNRDLAAVLAPLIRAGRRYAVDLTAVTGSGESLYGANIKLTWMDEAIADQAAGLSKPGRPMGALEAASVLLDGGRLFPTQEQALEALADGSDLTLIMATGRGKSLVYRAQAAAKALQEGAMTVVFFPLKALLKDQYRSLSTAMAPFGIPVYEAYGDLSGRRRIDLFGALADGRADIVLTTPEFFLAHEKAFTQGAKPIGFWVLDEAHHLQDRRAGYRHLKNYLADAPGQVLALTATLPDAAAAACRELRPQMQFMADRAPRTNLQLVDHRGIGQKNRYLLRLALSGQKTLCYVNSRKQALEIAKKLRLNLPYSLRHTVGYYHGGLNRKAREWLQGEFEKGNLRLLVATTAFGEGINLPDVRHVVLYHLCFSKEAFNQLAGRAGRDGKEAYIHLIYGERDQAVNELILSRTCPNRSTLGKVYQLICRRLRKGPDKLRGDLLQAAPGEDFSYETLRLSKRIFGELGLLDRREADGRYSLAAVEEKKSLTDSATYQEVANERKDYDIYLTTAFDKDLANLSAQVQSPVLPNATYFEGGGPDD, from the coding sequence ATGCAAAAAAGATGGCAGTTAAAAGATGTCTCTGACAAAACGATTGACCAGTATGCTGAAACGGCAAAGGTGTCCAGGCATGTGGCCCGCCTCTTGTATAATCGCAATATTCCGGCGGAAGCGGCCCAGTCTTTTTTAGCGGCAGACTATACCGACTTGTCCGATCCGTCGGCCTTATATAATTTGGATCCGGCAGTTGACCTAATTGGGGCAGCCATTGATGAAAACCGGCCAATGGTCGTTTACGGGGATTATGATGTGGACGGCATGAGTGCTGCAACGCTCTTGTCTGAAGCCTTGCGCAGCTTAGGAGGTCAGGTCTCCGTTTATATTCCGTCCAGGTTGGAAGAAGGGTACGGGCTGAACCCGGAAGCGCTCGAGACCATTTTTTCGGCGGAGGACCCCTTGTTAATCACTGTGGATACGGGCATCGCTGCGGCTGATGTATTGGCGCCCTTTATCGCAGAGGGCAGGGACATTATCGTGACCGATCACCACATGCTGCCGGAAAAATTGCCGGATTGTCTGATCATCAACCCTAAATTTCATCCGGAAACAGAAGCCTTCGGTCAACTGTGTGGTGCAGGGGTCGCCTTTATGCTGGCTTGTGGCCTGTTTCGGCGGGCTGGCCGGCCGACAGAGGACCTGGATGCCTATGTGGCCTTGGCCGCACTGGCGACGGTGGCGGATATTGTGCCCTTGCTGGGGGATAATCGCCGCATTGTGAAGCGCGGGTTGACGGTTCTGAACCACCGTCCCCGACCGGGCATTGCAGCCCTTATGGAAGCGGCTCATTTGACGCCCGGAAAGTTGCGCGCGGAGCATATCGCCTTTCAACTGGCGCCCCGGCTCAATGCGGCCGGTCGCCTAGATAAAACAGATCTGGCTTTGGCACTCCTCCGTGCCGATAACAGCGCAAGGGCGCGTGAAGCGGCAGGGGCCTTGGATGACTTGAACAGGGAACGTAAGGCCATGGAAGAGCAGGCTTTTCAGGCGGCCTTGACCCAGATTACAGAGCTGGCGCCGAAAAGCATCGTCGTCTGCGGAGATGACTGGCATGCAGGCGTCATTGGCATTGTGGCGTCACGTTTAATGGAACGCTATGGCGTACCGGCGGTGGTTTTAACGCTTAAACAGGAAGAAGGCAGTTTAACCGGTTCGGCTCGGGCGCCGGAAGGCTTTGACTTGTATGCCCACCTGTCGGTAGTTCAATCGACCCTGGTCCAGTTTGGCGGCCATGCCAAAGCGGCCGGCTTGACGGTGGCCCAGGATAAATTGGCTGATTTTCGTGCGGCCTTTCAAGAAGAATGTGTAAAAAGCGCTCAGGCATGGTATGGAAAAGATACTTTGAGGATGGATGCGATTTTACAGCCGGCAGACATTGATGAGGACTTGTGGCAGGCCTTGGAAGCCTTAGAACCGACCGGCTGCGGGAACCCGGTGCCAACCTTTGCTTTTGTCGGGCAAAATGAGCTGAATGCCCGCCCTTGCGGCAAAGACGGCGCCCATTTGCAGTTGCTTCTGCCGGCGCCCCAAGGCGATATTCGCGGTATTGCCTTTCGTCGTGGCCCTGATGCGCGAGGCTGCAGTAGCAGACCACAGGATATTTTATTTAACGTTAATCGATCTACTTTTCGCGGACAAGATCGCCTTGAACTGATGGTGCGGGATATTCGGCCCGCTTTTTTGGCAGATGATCCCTTGGATGACCTGCTTTATCTTCATGGTGAGGCGCATCTACAGGAAAGGCCCTATGCGGATATCGGTGAGGCGAGGACCTTTTACACCAAAGTCGCCGGTGTGAGCTTCGATGACCGGCAAGCCATTCTTTCGCAACTGAAAGCACCGCAAAGATTGACCCTACAGCCGGAACCGGAGAACCCCCACGATGTCAATGCCCTGGCCTTGCTGGCATCAGAGGGTAAAATTGGTTACCTAAATCGGGACCTGGCCGCCGTCTTGGCCCCCTTGATCCGGGCCGGACGCCGTTATGCGGTAGACTTGACCGCTGTCACCGGCAGCGGCGAATCCTTATACGGTGCAAATATAAAATTGACATGGATGGATGAAGCGATCGCCGACCAGGCTGCCGGATTGTCCAAACCCGGCAGGCCGATGGGCGCTCTTGAAGCAGCTTCTGTCTTGTTGGATGGCGGAAGGCTTTTTCCGACTCAAGAACAAGCGCTTGAAGCCCTGGCCGATGGGTCTGACTTGACCCTGATCATGGCCACCGGTCGGGGGAAATCTTTGGTTTACCGGGCCCAAGCGGCGGCCAAAGCCTTGCAGGAGGGGGCCATGACAGTGGTTTTTTTCCCGCTGAAAGCCCTGCTTAAGGATCAATATCGGAGCCTGTCTACAGCCATGGCGCCTTTCGGGATTCCCGTCTATGAAGCTTACGGAGACCTTTCCGGTCGTCGTCGCATTGACCTTTTTGGTGCCCTGGCCGATGGCCGGGCAGATATTGTTTTAACCACACCGGAATTTTTCCTGGCCCATGAAAAGGCCTTTACCCAGGGCGCCAAACCTATCGGCTTTTGGGTCTTGGACGAGGCCCATCATTTGCAGGATCGCCGGGCTGGTTACCGGCATTTGAAAAACTATCTGGCCGATGCGCCGGGGCAAGTCTTGGCCCTAACAGCAACCTTGCCCGATGCAGCTGCCGCTGCCTGCCGTGAGCTGCGCCCTCAAATGCAGTTCATGGCAGACCGTGCGCCACGGACCAACTTACAGTTGGTCGATCACCGGGGGATTGGTCAGAAAAACCGCTATTTGCTGCGGCTGGCCCTGTCCGGGCAAAAAACCCTTTGCTATGTGAACAGCCGCAAGCAGGCCTTAGAAATCGCCAAGAAACTCCGCTTGAATTTACCCTACAGCTTGCGGCATACGGTGGGCTATTACCACGGCGGTTTAAACCGCAAAGCGCGCGAGTGGTTGCAAGGGGAATTTGAAAAAGGAAACTTGCGCCTGCTCGTGGCCACCACTGCTTTTGGAGAAGGCATTAACCTTCCGGATGTGCGCCATGTGGTCCTCTACCACCTGTGCTTTTCAAAGGAAGCCTTTAACCAGCTGGCCGGTCGGGCCGGACGGGATGGTAAGGAAGCCTACATCCACCTGATTTATGGTGAACGAGACCAGGCCGTCAATGAACTGATTCTCTCACGCACCTGTCCGAATCGCAGCACCCTGGGCAAGGTCTATCAATTGATCTGCCGTCGTCTGCGCAAAGGGCCGGATAAATTGAGGGGGGACCTTTTGCAAGCGGCCCCCGGCGAGGACTTTTCCTACGAAACCTTACGGTTAAGCAAGCGCATTTTCGGCGAATTGGGCTTGCTGGACCGGCGGGAAGCGGACGGTCGCTATAGCCTGGCGGCTGTTGAGGAGAAAAAATCCCTGACCGATTCGGCCACCTATCAGGAGGTGGCCAACGAACGGAAAGATTATGATATTTATTTAACGACAGCTTTTGATAAGGATTTGGCCAACTTGAGTGCTCAGGTACAATCGCCTGTCCTGCCAAATGCCACATATTTTGAAGGAGGTGGTCCCGATGACTGA
- a CDS encoding pyruvate carboxylase, with product MKTIKSVLVANRGEIAIRVFRACKELGIRSIAIYSEEDKNSLYRTMADESYQIGKGKLPVDAYLDIAEIIALAKAKGADAIHPGYGFLAENAEFAEYCERAGIIFIGPTHEMLNALGDKIQSKIVAKSVNVPTIPGVEKPALNLEEAREYANICGYPVILKAAAGGGGRGMRVVNREEDLENEYLSACNEAKKAFGIGDVFVEKFIAEPKHIEVQVLGDNYGNLVHLFERDCSIQRRHQKVIEFAPSLILTDDQREAICKDALKIAGAVNYRNAGTVEFLVDHTGQHYFIEMNPRIQVEHCVTEIITGIDIVQAQIRIADGSRLDSEEVGIADQDSIHVRGYAIQCRVTTEDPVNHFAPDTGTIEVYRSSSGNGIRLDSGNAYTGAYISPFYDSLLVKIIAYSNTFGSTVDKAIRCLREMKIKGVKTNIAFLINVLNTQEFRKGQCDTGFISRTPELFDIRKSNDKELKVLTYLANKVVNENKGSKPSFDVPVVPKFEAPEQPLYGTKQLLDEKGPQGLCDWVLNQKKLLITDTTLRDAHQSLVATRMRTNDMLNIAPALSVLGKDLFSLEMWGGATFDTAYRFLKEDPWDRLIKLREQIPNILFQMLFRGANAVGYKSYPDNVIRQFVQECAKGGIDIFRIFDSLNWIESMKVSIDEALKTDRLVEGCLCYTGDITDKTRTKYDLDYFVAKAKELEGLGCHMIGIKDMSALLKPQAAYELVTALKENVKIPIHLHTHDTTGNGVAALLMAAQAGVDIVDCAFNAMAGLTSQPALNSLAAALINSDRDTGLDTDDMQKLSDYWQNVRPIYAQFESGLKSGSAEIYKYEIPGGQYSNLKAQVESFGLGHQLDEVKDMYADVNRMLGDIVKVTPSSKAVGDMAIFMVQNGLTPDNIYEKGKNLDFPDSIVSYFEGMMGQPEGGFPPELQKIVLKDRKPITCRPGELLDPEDFEADMAHIREDLGVEADMREAVSYALYPKVYDDYWKSLEKDGDLSNMSSELFFHGLVEGESGDVALEEGKVLSVKLIEVKDADEEGNSHVTFEVNGARRVVSVLNQVATKSLEIVRKPIADPDNPSHVGANIPGTVIKINVKEGDEIKENDPLMVLEAMKMETNVLAPRDGVIHRIFVSEGGQVEAGELIAELED from the coding sequence ATGAAAACCATCAAATCAGTTTTGGTCGCCAACCGCGGCGAAATTGCAATTCGCGTGTTCCGAGCTTGTAAAGAGCTTGGCATTCGATCCATTGCCATTTACTCTGAGGAAGATAAAAACTCGTTATATCGTACAATGGCTGATGAATCGTATCAAATCGGTAAAGGGAAGCTGCCGGTTGATGCGTATTTGGATATTGCTGAAATTATCGCCCTGGCCAAGGCCAAAGGGGCTGACGCCATCCACCCGGGTTACGGGTTTTTAGCGGAAAATGCTGAGTTTGCCGAATACTGCGAACGGGCCGGCATTATCTTCATCGGGCCGACCCATGAGATGCTGAACGCCTTGGGGGATAAAATTCAGTCGAAAATTGTCGCCAAATCGGTCAATGTGCCGACCATTCCCGGGGTTGAAAAACCGGCGCTTAACCTGGAAGAAGCGCGAGAATACGCCAATATTTGTGGCTATCCGGTGATTTTGAAGGCCGCTGCCGGCGGTGGCGGACGCGGGATGCGGGTGGTCAACCGGGAAGAAGACCTGGAAAATGAATACTTGAGCGCTTGCAATGAAGCCAAAAAAGCCTTTGGGATTGGGGATGTTTTCGTTGAGAAATTCATCGCAGAACCGAAGCACATTGAAGTGCAGGTATTAGGTGACAATTATGGCAACTTGGTGCACCTATTCGAACGGGACTGTTCCATTCAACGTCGTCACCAGAAAGTCATTGAATTTGCGCCGTCCCTCATCCTAACCGATGACCAGCGGGAAGCCATCTGTAAGGATGCTTTGAAAATTGCCGGTGCAGTGAATTACCGCAACGCCGGGACCGTGGAATTTTTGGTGGACCACACCGGCCAGCATTATTTTATTGAAATGAACCCCCGTATCCAGGTGGAGCACTGCGTGACAGAAATCATCACCGGCATTGATATTGTGCAGGCACAAATCCGCATTGCGGACGGGTCTCGGCTCGATTCTGAAGAAGTCGGCATTGCTGATCAGGACAGCATTCACGTGCGCGGCTATGCCATCCAATGTCGTGTGACAACGGAAGATCCGGTCAACCATTTTGCACCGGATACCGGGACCATTGAAGTTTACCGGTCCAGCTCCGGTAACGGGATCCGCTTGGACAGCGGTAATGCCTATACGGGTGCTTACATCAGCCCCTTTTACGACAGCCTCTTGGTTAAAATTATCGCCTACAGCAATACCTTTGGCAGCACGGTGGATAAGGCCATTCGCTGCCTGCGTGAAATGAAAATCAAAGGTGTCAAGACCAACATTGCCTTTTTAATCAATGTTCTCAACACCCAGGAATTTAGAAAGGGCCAGTGCGATACCGGTTTTATCAGCCGCACACCGGAACTTTTTGATATTCGCAAGAGCAATGACAAAGAACTGAAAGTCCTGACCTATTTGGCCAATAAAGTGGTTAACGAAAACAAAGGCAGCAAGCCGTCCTTTGATGTGCCGGTGGTGCCTAAGTTTGAAGCGCCTGAACAACCGCTTTACGGCACTAAGCAGCTCTTAGATGAAAAAGGGCCGCAAGGTTTGTGCGATTGGGTTCTGAATCAGAAAAAACTCTTGATCACAGATACCACCCTGCGCGATGCCCACCAGAGTTTGGTGGCCACGCGCATGCGGACCAATGATATGCTGAACATTGCACCGGCCCTTTCCGTACTGGGAAAAGACTTGTTCAGCTTGGAAATGTGGGGCGGTGCCACCTTTGATACAGCCTACCGCTTTCTGAAAGAAGATCCCTGGGACCGCTTGATTAAATTGCGGGAACAGATTCCAAATATCCTCTTCCAAATGCTCTTCCGTGGCGCCAATGCAGTGGGCTACAAGAGCTATCCGGATAATGTTATCCGTCAATTTGTACAAGAATGCGCCAAAGGCGGCATTGATATTTTCCGCATTTTCGATTCCTTGAACTGGATTGAAAGCATGAAGGTGTCCATTGACGAAGCGCTTAAGACCGACCGCTTGGTAGAAGGCTGCCTCTGCTACACCGGGGACATTACCGATAAAACGCGCACCAAATATGATTTGGATTATTTTGTCGCCAAGGCCAAAGAACTAGAAGGCTTAGGCTGCCATATGATCGGGATTAAAGATATGAGTGCGCTCTTGAAACCGCAAGCTGCCTATGAACTGGTGACGGCATTAAAAGAAAATGTTAAAATCCCCATTCATCTGCACACCCACGATACCACCGGCAACGGCGTTGCAGCCCTGCTCATGGCTGCACAGGCCGGTGTAGATATTGTCGACTGTGCCTTTAACGCCATGGCCGGCTTAACCAGCCAACCGGCCTTGAACTCTCTGGCAGCGGCGCTGATCAACTCCGACCGCGATACCGGTCTGGATACGGATGATATGCAGAAACTTTCCGATTACTGGCAGAATGTACGACCGATTTATGCCCAGTTTGAGTCAGGCTTAAAATCCGGTTCAGCGGAAATCTATAAGTATGAGATCCCGGGTGGCCAATATTCCAACTTGAAGGCACAAGTGGAAAGCTTTGGCTTAGGCCACCAGCTTGACGAAGTCAAGGACATGTATGCGGATGTCAACCGGATGCTGGGCGATATTGTCAAGGTAACGCCGTCGTCTAAAGCGGTTGGTGATATGGCCATCTTCATGGTACAAAACGGTTTGACCCCGGACAATATTTATGAAAAAGGGAAAAACCTGGACTTCCCAGATTCCATTGTGTCCTATTTTGAGGGCATGATGGGGCAACCGGAAGGCGGCTTCCCACCGGAATTGCAAAAGATTGTCTTAAAAGACCGCAAACCCATCACTTGCCGTCCCGGCGAATTGCTGGATCCGGAAGATTTTGAAGCGGATATGGCGCATATCCGGGAAGACCTGGGCGTTGAAGCCGATATGCGTGAAGCCGTCAGCTATGCCCTGTACCCGAAAGTTTACGATGATTATTGGAAGAGCCTGGAAAAAGACGGGGACTTGTCCAACATGTCCAGTGAACTTTTCTTCCATGGACTGGTTGAAGGCGAAAGCGGCGATGTTGCCCTTGAAGAAGGGAAGGTTCTCTCCGTTAAGCTGATTGAAGTGAAAGATGCTGATGAAGAAGGCAACTCCCATGTGACCTTTGAAGTGAACGGGGCTCGCCGTGTGGTCAGCGTTTTGAACCAAGTGGCCACCAAGAGCCTTGAAATTGTTCGCAAGCCGATCGCCGACCCGGACAATCCGTCTCACGTCGGGGCCAATATCCCCGGTACCGTCATTAAGATTAATGTTAAGGAAGGGGACGAAATCAAAGAAAACGATCCCCTGATGGTGCTTGAGGCCATGAAGATGGAAACCAATGTATTGGCACCCCGTGACGGTGTCATCCATCGTATTTTTGTAAGTGAAGGCGGTCAAGTGGAAGCAGGCGAGTTAATCGCTGAATTGGAAGACTGA
- the dtd gene encoding D-aminoacyl-tRNA deacylase, whose protein sequence is MRALVQRVSQARVEVDGDQVGAIGTGLLVLLGVTHADTAEDSRWLADKVAHLRIFEDEDGKMNRSVLDIGGAVLAVSQFTLYGETRRGRRPSFTEAAPPEAADALYRQFCADLAAYGLPVATGRFQAHMEVSLTNDGPVTLLVESPVRSAKGE, encoded by the coding sequence ATGCGGGCTTTGGTGCAACGGGTCAGTCAGGCCCGGGTGGAGGTTGACGGTGACCAAGTCGGCGCCATCGGGACCGGGCTTTTGGTCTTACTGGGGGTGACCCACGCCGATACAGCAGAGGACAGCCGGTGGTTGGCGGATAAGGTAGCGCATTTGCGCATTTTTGAGGATGAAGACGGTAAAATGAACCGGTCTGTTTTGGACATTGGCGGGGCGGTTTTGGCTGTATCCCAGTTCACCTTGTACGGTGAAACCCGCCGCGGTCGCCGCCCCTCTTTTACAGAAGCGGCGCCGCCGGAAGCGGCCGATGCCTTATACCGGCAATTCTGCGCCGACTTAGCGGCCTATGGCCTTCCGGTGGCAACCGGTCGTTTTCAAGCCCATATGGAGGTCAGCTTGACCAATGACGGGCCGGTCACCTTGCTGGTGGAAAGTCCGGTAAGGTCAGCGAAAGGAGAATGA
- a CDS encoding RelA/SpoT family protein: MTDSVRFKDLIDAVNLTNPDADFAFLQDAYWFAEEFHQGQYRKSGEPYITHPLHVAILLAELGLDDRAIAAGLLHDVVEDTGCTTRGLVDHFGEEVAFLVEGVTKLDQLSCVSREERQLESYRKMFVAMAQDIRVIIIKLADRLHNMRTMEYQAPEKQARIARETLEIYAPIADRLGIIRLKWELEDLSLRYLEPDVYYDLVNRISMKRQEREAYIDEVINDISAELKKRKLYFEIGGRPKHFYSIYRKMKKKNKDLDEIYDLIAIRVLVNTVQDCYVVLGVVHSLWKPVPLRFKDYIAMPKPNMYQSLHTTVIGPRGERFEIQIRTFEMHQVAEYGVAAHWLYKESGGSDQSTDVNQLDWIKHLKELQDDADDSKEMLENIKLQLFSDAVFVFSPQGEVYELPQGSTPIDYAYRVHTEIGNQCVGAKVNNRIVPFDYQLKNGDSVEILRSKNSKGPSRNWLNIVKSPQAKNKIRQWLKKNKREENIERGEDLYKKSLKYLGLDEGIFGKTENINRISGKMGYNTADDVFCALGIGGISTNQVINRLREEFKDELKAPREDAPSQASGTPNLQPQVQKTHVEESGKSFGGVAISGTADVSVRFANCCKPVPGDPIIGYITRGHGVTVHHADCPNILKLPEKERARLTPVKWQGYEDSLFKVELSVEAFDRPKITPEVMALINDANVHILSITSRVHNYMAVMDITLEVEDIHELQVVMDKISSIPDVFQVRRQFSRKGQ; the protein is encoded by the coding sequence ATGACTGATTCAGTCCGGTTTAAAGATCTGATCGATGCCGTCAATTTAACCAATCCGGATGCGGATTTCGCTTTTTTACAAGATGCTTACTGGTTTGCTGAAGAATTTCATCAGGGTCAATATCGAAAATCCGGAGAGCCGTATATTACCCACCCGCTTCATGTGGCCATTTTATTGGCAGAATTGGGGCTGGATGACCGGGCCATTGCAGCGGGCCTTTTGCACGACGTGGTAGAGGATACCGGTTGTACCACGCGCGGCCTGGTGGACCATTTTGGGGAAGAAGTGGCCTTCTTGGTTGAGGGCGTCACCAAGTTGGACCAATTGTCCTGTGTTTCCAGGGAAGAACGTCAGCTGGAAAGCTACCGTAAAATGTTCGTGGCCATGGCCCAGGATATTCGGGTCATCATCATTAAGCTGGCCGACCGTCTGCACAATATGCGTACGATGGAATACCAGGCCCCGGAAAAACAGGCCCGCATTGCCCGTGAAACGCTGGAAATTTACGCCCCCATTGCAGACCGCTTGGGGATTATTCGCTTAAAATGGGAATTAGAAGATTTATCTTTACGATATTTGGAGCCGGACGTCTACTACGATTTGGTCAATCGCATTTCCATGAAGCGGCAGGAACGGGAAGCCTATATTGATGAGGTCATCAACGATATTTCTGCGGAATTGAAAAAACGCAAGCTGTATTTTGAAATTGGCGGACGGCCGAAGCATTTTTACAGCATTTACCGCAAGATGAAAAAGAAAAATAAAGATCTGGATGAGATTTATGATCTGATTGCTATCCGCGTCTTGGTCAATACGGTACAGGATTGTTATGTGGTCTTGGGTGTGGTGCATTCACTTTGGAAACCGGTGCCCTTACGCTTTAAAGATTACATCGCCATGCCTAAGCCGAACATGTACCAGTCCTTACACACGACGGTCATCGGCCCCCGTGGCGAGCGGTTTGAAATACAAATTCGTACCTTTGAAATGCACCAAGTGGCAGAATACGGGGTTGCCGCCCATTGGCTTTACAAGGAAAGCGGCGGCAGTGACCAAAGTACCGATGTCAACCAGTTGGACTGGATTAAGCACTTAAAAGAGCTGCAAGATGATGCCGATGACAGCAAGGAAATGTTAGAAAACATCAAGCTGCAACTGTTCTCAGATGCGGTGTTTGTGTTTTCGCCCCAAGGGGAAGTTTATGAATTGCCCCAAGGGTCTACGCCGATTGACTACGCCTATCGTGTCCATACGGAGATTGGCAACCAGTGCGTCGGTGCCAAGGTCAACAACCGCATTGTGCCTTTTGATTATCAGTTGAAAAATGGGGACAGTGTGGAAATTTTACGCTCGAAAAACAGCAAGGGTCCCAGCCGGAACTGGCTGAACATCGTCAAGAGCCCTCAGGCGAAAAATAAAATTCGCCAGTGGCTAAAGAAAAATAAACGGGAAGAAAATATTGAACGTGGCGAGGACTTATACAAGAAGTCCTTAAAATATTTGGGCTTGGATGAGGGCATTTTCGGGAAAACGGAGAACATCAACCGCATTTCCGGGAAAATGGGCTATAACACAGCGGATGACGTTTTTTGCGCCCTAGGCATCGGCGGTATTTCCACCAACCAGGTCATCAACCGCTTGCGCGAGGAATTTAAAGATGAGTTAAAAGCACCACGTGAAGACGCGCCGTCTCAAGCATCGGGAACCCCTAATTTGCAGCCACAAGTGCAAAAAACCCACGTTGAAGAGTCGGGGAAAAGTTTCGGTGGTGTGGCTATTTCCGGTACGGCGGATGTAAGCGTACGCTTTGCCAATTGTTGCAAACCGGTGCCGGGCGATCCCATCATCGGCTATATTACCCGTGGCCACGGGGTGACCGTGCACCATGCGGACTGCCCCAATATTTTAAAACTTCCTGAAAAAGAGCGTGCCCGTCTGACCCCGGTCAAATGGCAGGGCTATGAAGATTCTCTTTTCAAAGTGGAACTTTCCGTCGAGGCTTTCGATCGCCCGAAAATCACTCCAGAAGTGATGGCGCTCATCAATGATGCAAACGTGCATATTTTATCCATTACATCGCGGGTACACAATTACATGGCGGTGATGGACATCACTTTAGAAGTAGAAGACATTCACGAACTGCAAGTGGTCATGGATAAGATTTCCAGCATACCGGACGTCTTTCAGGTCCGGCGGCAGTTTTCGCGAAAGGGGCAATGA